The proteins below are encoded in one region of Pseudomonas putida NBRC 14164:
- a CDS encoding sigma 54-interacting transcriptional regulator yields MTFQNPFGQPLLTFPELDKSPLSIRAKALVFIDPRSQQLREDLERLAPQPLPVLIRGETGTGKELLARQIHRASDRGGLFVSVNCAAISPTYADAELFGYSAGSHGGTASSRAGWFGSANGGTLYLDEIADLPLAIQGKLLAALENREVTRVGAQQPQPVDVRLVAATSIDLARVVRAGRFNERLYQYLREGALELPPLRERPGDILPLAEYFVGIYSVRLQRPVPLVSEAAQQVLEAHFWPGNTRELENVIHFALLVNDSEEIQPEDLDLPNTAR; encoded by the coding sequence ATGACGTTTCAAAACCCGTTTGGCCAGCCACTGCTGACCTTCCCCGAGCTGGACAAAAGCCCGCTGAGCATCCGTGCCAAGGCCCTGGTGTTCATCGACCCGCGTTCCCAGCAGTTGCGCGAAGACCTCGAGCGCTTGGCGCCGCAACCGTTGCCTGTGCTGATCCGTGGCGAAACCGGCACCGGCAAGGAGTTGCTGGCCCGGCAGATCCACCGTGCCAGCGACCGTGGAGGGCTGTTCGTGTCGGTCAACTGCGCGGCCATCAGCCCCACTTACGCCGATGCCGAGCTGTTCGGCTACAGCGCCGGCAGCCATGGCGGTACGGCCAGCAGCCGCGCTGGCTGGTTCGGTTCGGCCAACGGCGGCACGCTGTACCTGGACGAAATTGCCGACTTGCCGCTGGCCATCCAGGGCAAGCTGCTGGCGGCCCTGGAAAACCGCGAGGTCACCCGGGTGGGCGCGCAGCAGCCACAGCCGGTGGATGTGCGCCTGGTCGCCGCCACCAGCATCGATCTGGCACGGGTGGTACGTGCGGGGCGCTTCAACGAGCGCCTGTACCAGTACCTGCGCGAGGGCGCGCTGGAACTGCCGCCACTGCGCGAGCGGCCGGGCGATATCCTGCCGCTGGCCGAGTACTTCGTGGGCATCTACAGCGTACGCCTGCAGCGGCCTGTGCCGTTGGTAAGCGAGGCGGCGCAGCAGGTACTGGAGGCGCATTTCTGGCCTGGCAATACCCGCGAACTGGAGAACGTCATTCACTTTGCCTTGCTGGTGAATGACAGCGAAGAGATCCAGCCAGAGGACCTCGACTTGCCCAACACCGCACGCTAG
- a CDS encoding amino acid ABC transporter ATP-binding protein translates to MSALIEFQGFNKFFGEQQVLKDVDLKVAAGEVVVILGPSGCGKSTLLRCLNGLEQAHGGHLRLAGQELLDPRTDWRDVRQRVGMVFQSYHLFGHMSVIDNLLLGPLKVQKRERAEAQAQAEALLARVGLLDKRDAFPRQLSGGQQQRIAIVRSLCMKPEVMLFDEVTAALDPEMVKEVLQVIQGLARDGMTLLIVTHEMAFARAVADRIVFMEAGRILEQGDPESFFTRPQTARAQQFLEKFSFVESLPKTLHKELS, encoded by the coding sequence ATGAGCGCATTGATCGAATTCCAGGGTTTCAACAAGTTTTTTGGCGAGCAACAGGTGCTCAAGGACGTCGACCTCAAGGTGGCGGCCGGCGAAGTGGTGGTCATCCTCGGCCCCAGCGGTTGCGGCAAAAGCACGCTGCTGCGCTGCCTCAACGGCCTGGAGCAGGCCCATGGCGGCCACCTGCGCCTGGCCGGGCAAGAGCTGCTTGACCCGCGCACCGACTGGCGCGACGTTCGCCAGCGGGTTGGCATGGTGTTCCAGAGCTACCACCTGTTCGGCCACATGAGCGTGATCGACAACCTGCTGCTCGGCCCGCTCAAGGTGCAAAAACGCGAACGAGCCGAAGCGCAGGCCCAGGCCGAGGCGCTGCTGGCGCGGGTCGGCCTGCTGGACAAACGCGACGCCTTCCCCCGGCAATTGTCCGGCGGCCAGCAACAGCGCATCGCCATCGTGCGCTCGCTGTGCATGAAACCCGAGGTGATGCTGTTCGACGAGGTTACCGCCGCACTCGACCCGGAAATGGTCAAGGAGGTGCTGCAGGTGATCCAGGGCCTTGCCCGCGACGGCATGACCTTGCTCATCGTTACCCACGAAATGGCCTTCGCTCGCGCGGTGGCCGACCGCATCGTGTTCATGGAGGCCGGCAGGATCCTTGAACAGGGCGACCCCGAGAGCTTCTTCACCCGACCGCAGACCGCACGCGCGCAGCAGTTCCTGGAGAAATTCTCCTTCGTAGAAAGCCTGCCAAAGACACTGCACAAGGAACTGTCATGA
- a CDS encoding amino acid ABC transporter permease — protein MTLDTAFILSTLPAFLKAVGVTLQVGLIAIATSLLVALVNATLLVLRTPYLWRLVKAYVELARNTPLLIQLFFVYFALPSLGLKISGFSAAIITMTFMGGAYLTEVLRAGIEAVPRAQLESGRSIGLSEGQLLRHVVLPQAGILSLPALFANFIFLLKETTVVSAVAVPEILYTTKNYIALYYKTYEMLTVLTLLCVLLFLPLSLLLRYAERRLQHGQFGI, from the coding sequence ATGACCCTCGACACCGCATTCATCCTCAGCACGCTACCCGCCTTCCTCAAGGCCGTGGGCGTGACCTTGCAGGTAGGCCTGATCGCCATCGCCACCTCGCTACTGGTTGCCCTGGTCAATGCCACCCTGCTGGTACTACGCACCCCCTACCTTTGGCGTCTGGTCAAAGCCTACGTGGAGCTGGCCCGCAACACGCCGCTGCTGATCCAGCTGTTCTTCGTCTACTTCGCACTGCCGAGCCTGGGCCTGAAGATTTCCGGTTTTTCCGCTGCGATCATCACCATGACCTTCATGGGCGGTGCCTACCTCACCGAAGTGTTGCGGGCAGGCATCGAAGCCGTGCCCCGTGCCCAGCTTGAGTCCGGGCGTTCCATCGGCCTGTCCGAGGGGCAACTGCTGCGCCATGTGGTGCTGCCCCAGGCCGGTATCCTCAGCCTGCCGGCACTGTTCGCCAATTTCATCTTCCTGCTCAAGGAAACCACTGTGGTGTCGGCGGTGGCCGTGCCGGAAATCCTCTACACCACCAAGAACTACATCGCGCTGTACTACAAGACCTACGAAATGCTCACCGTGCTGACCCTGCTCTGCGTGCTGCTGTTCCTGCCGCTGTCGTTGCTGCTGCGCTATGCGGAAAGGAGGCTGCAACATGGCCAGTTCGGGATTTGA
- a CDS encoding MetQ/NlpA family ABC transporter substrate-binding protein, with translation MKKTLLTTALAAALSFSGLAAAAEKLVVAATPVPHAEILELIKPTLAKEGVDLQIKVFTDYVQPNVQVDQKRLDANYFQTLPYLKSFNEGKGTHLETVIGVHVEPFGGYSKKIKNLSELKEGATVAIPNEGSNSGRALILLQKAGLITLKDPKNALATPKDIAENPKKLKFRELESAMLPRVLDQVDLDMINTNYALEAGLNPAKDALVIEGADSPYVNFLVARPDNKDSEAIQKLAKALTSPEVKEFIAKKYQGAVLPAF, from the coding sequence ATGAAGAAGACCCTGCTGACCACCGCCCTGGCCGCTGCCCTGTCGTTCTCCGGCCTGGCCGCCGCTGCCGAGAAACTGGTGGTTGCCGCTACCCCGGTACCGCACGCCGAAATCCTTGAGCTGATCAAACCGACCTTGGCCAAAGAGGGGGTGGACCTGCAGATCAAGGTCTTTACCGACTACGTACAGCCGAACGTGCAGGTAGACCAGAAGCGTCTGGACGCCAACTACTTCCAGACCCTGCCATACCTGAAGAGCTTCAACGAAGGTAAAGGCACCCACCTGGAAACGGTCATTGGCGTACACGTCGAACCCTTCGGTGGTTACTCGAAGAAGATCAAGAACCTGTCCGAGCTGAAGGAAGGCGCTACCGTTGCCATCCCTAACGAAGGCAGCAACAGCGGCCGTGCCCTGATCCTGCTGCAGAAGGCTGGCCTGATCACCCTGAAAGACCCGAAGAATGCCCTGGCCACCCCCAAGGACATCGCCGAGAACCCAAAAAAGCTGAAGTTCCGCGAGCTTGAGTCGGCCATGCTGCCGCGTGTGCTGGACCAGGTCGACCTGGACATGATCAACACCAACTACGCCCTGGAAGCCGGCCTGAACCCGGCCAAGGATGCGCTGGTGATCGAAGGTGCCGACTCGCCGTACGTGAACTTCCTGGTTGCCCGTCCGGACAACAAGGACAGCGAAGCCATCCAGAAACTGGCCAAGGCCCTGACCAGCCCGGAGGTGAAGGAATTCATCGCCAAGAAGTATCAGGGCGCTGTGCTGCCGGCGTTCTGA
- the cysW gene encoding sulfate ABC transporter permease subunit CysW: MSSSSLSASAAANAARRGSATSRRILIGLGWLVFALFLLLPLVIVVSQALKNGFGTFFEAIFEPDALSALKLTLLAVAISVPLNLVFGVSAAWCVSKYTFRGKSILVTLIDLPFSVSPVIAGLVYVLMFGAQGLFGPWLQDHDIQIVFALPGIVLATIFVTVPFVARELIPLMQEQGTQEEEAARLLGANGWQMFWHVTLPNIKWGLIYGVVLCTARAMGEFGAVSVVSGHIRGVTNTLPLHVEILYNEYNHVAAFSVASLLLILALFILLLKQWSENRINRLRHSAAEE, from the coding sequence ATGTCCAGTTCATCCCTGAGTGCAAGCGCCGCCGCCAACGCAGCCCGCCGTGGCAGTGCTACCTCGCGGCGTATTCTCATCGGCCTTGGCTGGCTGGTGTTCGCCCTGTTCCTGCTGCTGCCGCTGGTGATCGTGGTGTCGCAGGCGCTGAAGAACGGTTTTGGCACCTTCTTCGAGGCGATCTTCGAGCCTGATGCCTTGTCGGCGCTGAAGCTGACCCTGCTCGCCGTAGCCATTTCGGTACCGTTGAACCTGGTGTTCGGTGTCAGCGCCGCCTGGTGCGTCAGCAAGTACACCTTCCGTGGCAAAAGTATCCTGGTCACCCTTATCGACCTGCCGTTCTCGGTATCGCCGGTAATCGCCGGCCTGGTCTACGTGCTGATGTTCGGCGCGCAGGGGCTGTTCGGGCCCTGGCTGCAGGACCATGACATCCAGATCGTCTTCGCCCTCCCGGGCATCGTCCTGGCGACCATTTTCGTCACCGTGCCATTCGTGGCCCGTGAGCTGATCCCGCTGATGCAGGAGCAGGGCACGCAAGAAGAGGAGGCCGCGCGTCTGCTCGGCGCCAATGGCTGGCAAATGTTCTGGCACGTGACTTTGCCCAACATCAAATGGGGGCTGATCTATGGCGTGGTGCTGTGTACTGCACGGGCCATGGGCGAGTTTGGCGCAGTGTCGGTGGTGTCGGGCCACATTCGTGGCGTGACCAACACCTTGCCGCTGCACGTAGAGATCCTCTACAACGAGTACAACCACGTCGCAGCCTTCAGCGTGGCCAGCCTGTTGCTGATCCTGGCGCTCTTCATCCTGCTGCTCAAGCAGTGGAGCGAGAACCGTATTAACCGCCTGCGCCACAGCGCCGCGGAGGAATGA
- a CDS encoding MotA/TolQ/ExbB proton channel family protein, with translation MSLLASPLESVESAVIWLLVGFSVVTWGLALVKVAQFVRLKNQDKRFHQQFWAASSLDSAAELSHELPGPAARVAQSGYAAIAVGDTQANDLSHAINHQDRLERALRQQIVRERRSLETGLAVVASIGSTSPFIGLFGTVWGIMEALKGISAAGSASLETVAGPIGAALVATGVGIAVAVPAVLVYNYFLRRLKLTAADLDDFAHDFYSLAQKSAFRVLVHPAVQKAQPGFTQPVKEAS, from the coding sequence ATGAGCCTGCTGGCATCCCCCCTCGAATCCGTTGAAAGCGCAGTCATCTGGCTGCTGGTCGGTTTCTCTGTCGTCACCTGGGGCCTGGCCCTGGTCAAGGTCGCGCAGTTCGTGCGGCTGAAAAACCAGGACAAGCGCTTCCACCAGCAGTTCTGGGCTGCCTCCAGCCTGGACTCGGCTGCCGAACTCAGCCATGAGCTGCCCGGCCCGGCGGCCCGCGTTGCCCAGTCCGGCTATGCCGCGATTGCCGTTGGTGATACCCAGGCCAATGACCTGAGCCACGCCATCAACCATCAGGACCGCCTGGAGCGCGCCCTGCGTCAGCAGATCGTGCGTGAGCGCCGCTCGCTGGAAACCGGCCTGGCGGTGGTCGCCAGTATCGGCAGCACCTCGCCCTTCATCGGCCTGTTCGGCACCGTGTGGGGCATCATGGAAGCGCTCAAGGGCATCAGTGCGGCCGGCTCCGCCAGCCTGGAAACTGTTGCTGGGCCCATCGGTGCGGCACTGGTGGCTACCGGTGTGGGTATCGCCGTCGCGGTGCCGGCAGTGCTGGTGTACAACTACTTCCTGCGTCGCCTCAAGCTGACTGCTGCCGACCTGGATGACTTCGCCCACGACTTCTACAGCCTGGCGCAGAAGAGTGCCTTCCGTGTGCTGGTGCACCCTGCTGTGCAAAAAGCCCAGCCTGGTTTCACCCAACCCGTGAAGGAGGCGTCCTGA
- a CDS encoding alpha/beta hydrolase, with amino-acid sequence MRNESIRYLIVPGWQGSPDNHWQSHWQRTLPNSARVEQHDWLTPQRQDWVQALEQAIAAERSPVILIAHSLGCVTVAHWAAQASPALRRQVRGALLVAPADVERPTCAPALRNFAPIPTEALPFPSQVVSSDNDPAVSVPRALHLAQAWGAEAGLLSNAGHINVKSGHERWEQGFAYLYRLQSRVEQRALRRA; translated from the coding sequence ATGCGCAATGAGTCAATTCGTTACCTGATTGTGCCGGGCTGGCAAGGATCGCCAGACAACCATTGGCAAAGTCACTGGCAGCGCACCCTGCCCAACAGTGCGCGGGTCGAGCAGCACGACTGGCTCACCCCGCAACGGCAGGACTGGGTGCAGGCGCTGGAGCAGGCGATTGCCGCCGAGCGCTCGCCGGTGATCCTGATTGCCCACAGCCTTGGCTGCGTCACTGTCGCCCATTGGGCTGCGCAGGCCAGTCCGGCCTTGCGGCGGCAGGTGCGGGGTGCACTGCTGGTGGCACCGGCAGACGTCGAACGGCCGACCTGCGCGCCGGCCCTGCGCAACTTCGCGCCGATCCCGACCGAGGCCTTGCCATTCCCCAGCCAGGTCGTCAGCTCTGACAACGACCCTGCCGTAAGCGTGCCGCGGGCCCTGCACCTGGCCCAGGCGTGGGGCGCCGAAGCGGGGTTGCTGAGCAATGCCGGGCACATCAACGTCAAGTCCGGCCATGAGCGCTGGGAACAAGGCTTCGCCTACTTGTATCGCTTGCAGAGCCGGGTCGAGCAGCGCGCACTGCGTCGCGCCTGA
- a CDS encoding ExbD/TolR family protein — translation MAFSTQDSDEVLSEINVTPLVDVMLVLLVVFIVTAPLLTNAIPINLPKTEAVAPVEQKDPLVVSIDGEGKLFINKDQIQPDLLETNLKAAKDKDADVRVQLQADDGVNYGEVARAMAAIERAGISKLAVITAR, via the coding sequence ATGGCCTTTTCGACCCAGGACAGCGACGAAGTCCTCAGTGAAATCAACGTCACGCCTTTGGTAGACGTCATGCTGGTGCTGCTGGTGGTGTTCATCGTCACCGCGCCGCTGCTGACCAACGCCATCCCTATCAACCTGCCCAAGACCGAGGCCGTGGCCCCGGTGGAGCAGAAGGACCCGCTGGTGGTCAGCATCGACGGTGAAGGCAAGCTGTTCATCAACAAGGACCAGATCCAGCCCGACCTGCTGGAAACCAACCTCAAGGCTGCCAAGGACAAGGACGCGGACGTGCGCGTGCAACTGCAGGCCGATGACGGCGTGAACTACGGCGAAGTGGCGCGGGCCATGGCAGCCATCGAACGTGCGGGTATCAGCAAACTGGCGGTGATAACCGCGCGCTGA
- a CDS encoding transporter substrate-binding domain-containing protein: MKTANLTKLLGPLFGLALLAGCNKAEEPPKPAAASPATSYLETIKARDKLIVGVFTDKPPFGFVDEKGRYVGFDTDIGRRLAKDLLGDESKVEFVAVEPASRIPFLQSDKVDLILANMTVTPERKEAVDFTNPNLRVAVQAIVADGSSVQKLDDLADKTIIVTTGTTADIWLTKNHPDWKLLKFEKNSESLQALATGRGDAYAQDNLILFSWAKQNPGYRVLPQLLGDEAPIAPAVKKGNTELRDWVNAELAKLGEEKFLLKLYDQYVRKELSDDTKPESVIVEGGKWQG, encoded by the coding sequence ATGAAAACTGCCAACCTCACCAAACTGCTGGGGCCGTTGTTTGGCCTGGCCCTGCTGGCCGGCTGCAACAAGGCCGAAGAACCGCCCAAGCCGGCAGCGGCATCGCCAGCCACCAGCTACCTGGAAACCATCAAGGCCCGCGACAAGCTGATTGTCGGGGTGTTCACCGATAAGCCGCCGTTCGGCTTCGTCGATGAAAAAGGCCGCTATGTGGGCTTTGACACCGACATTGGCCGGCGCCTGGCCAAGGACCTGCTGGGTGATGAAAGCAAGGTCGAGTTCGTTGCCGTGGAACCGGCCAGCCGCATTCCGTTCCTGCAGAGCGACAAGGTCGACCTGATCCTCGCCAACATGACCGTGACCCCGGAGCGCAAGGAAGCGGTGGACTTCACCAACCCCAACCTGCGCGTTGCCGTGCAGGCCATCGTGGCTGATGGCAGCTCGGTACAGAAGCTCGACGACCTGGCCGACAAGACCATCATCGTCACCACCGGCACCACGGCAGATATCTGGCTGACCAAAAATCACCCTGACTGGAAACTGCTCAAGTTCGAGAAGAACAGCGAGTCGCTGCAGGCCCTGGCCACCGGCCGTGGCGATGCCTATGCCCAGGACAACCTGATCCTGTTCAGCTGGGCCAAGCAGAACCCGGGCTACCGCGTGCTGCCGCAGCTGCTGGGTGACGAAGCACCGATTGCGCCAGCGGTGAAGAAGGGCAACACCGAGCTGCGTGACTGGGTGAATGCCGAGCTGGCCAAGCTGGGGGAAGAAAAGTTTCTGCTGAAGCTGTATGACCAGTATGTGCGCAAGGAACTGAGCGATGACACCAAGCCGGAAAGCGTGATCGTCGAAGGCGGCAAGTGGCAGGGCTGA
- a CDS encoding energy transducer TonB encodes MGNVQSAVRAYDQPWRPAPGDLVELGRTLRLPLGQLRLQRTPVSGLKRRDKLVLGLLVLVLHGAAAYWVSQAPTPELPVVPPQVPPMTIEFAAPAPPVVEPPPPAPAPPVVEPPPPPPVVDELAAKPKPKPKPVPKPVVKQAPKPQPKPVEAPPPAPVAAPAPPAPAPPAPAPITPASANAAYLKNPAPEYPQMAQRRGWEGTVLLRVEVLPSGKPGQIQIQKSSGRDALDTAALAAVKRWSFVPAKQGDVAQTGWVSVPIDFKLR; translated from the coding sequence ATGGGTAATGTCCAGTCGGCCGTCAGGGCCTACGACCAGCCATGGCGCCCGGCCCCGGGTGACCTGGTCGAGCTTGGACGCACGCTTCGCCTCCCGCTTGGCCAGCTGCGCCTGCAACGCACGCCCGTCAGCGGGCTCAAGCGCCGCGACAAGCTGGTGTTGGGCCTGCTGGTGCTGGTGCTGCATGGCGCTGCAGCGTACTGGGTCAGCCAGGCGCCAACGCCCGAGCTGCCAGTGGTGCCGCCACAGGTGCCGCCCATGACCATCGAGTTCGCAGCGCCAGCGCCGCCCGTGGTCGAACCACCGCCGCCAGCGCCCGCGCCGCCTGTGGTCGAGCCGCCCCCGCCACCACCGGTAGTCGACGAACTGGCCGCCAAGCCCAAACCCAAGCCAAAGCCCGTGCCCAAGCCTGTGGTCAAGCAAGCGCCCAAGCCACAGCCCAAACCGGTGGAGGCACCACCGCCAGCGCCGGTGGCCGCCCCCGCACCGCCTGCGCCAGCGCCACCCGCGCCGGCCCCGATAACCCCGGCATCGGCCAACGCCGCGTACCTGAAGAACCCGGCACCGGAATACCCGCAAATGGCCCAGCGCCGTGGTTGGGAAGGCACCGTGCTGTTGCGCGTAGAGGTGCTGCCAAGCGGCAAGCCCGGGCAGATCCAGATACAGAAAAGCAGTGGCCGTGACGCCCTCGACACTGCCGCGCTGGCCGCGGTCAAGCGCTGGAGCTTCGTGCCCGCCAAGCAGGGCGATGTGGCCCAGACCGGCTGGGTCAGCGTGCCGATCGATTTCAAGCTTCGCTAA
- a CDS encoding amino acid ABC transporter permease, whose product MASSGFDLLLQVLPQLAGGAAQTLAISALGILFATLGGVLYGVLATLGNRALNIALQVYLELFRAIPVLVWLYLVFFGLPIFFALSIPSFWCAVLVLALWGASEVGEVVRGALASLPRGQREAGLSIGLAGWQLYGYVLLPQALKRMTPPTINIYTRIIKTSSLAVLIGVVEVIKAGQQIIERTYESVLIYGALFLFFFIVCYPLSAASRVLERRWAHS is encoded by the coding sequence ATGGCCAGTTCGGGATTTGACCTGTTGCTGCAGGTGTTGCCGCAGCTCGCCGGCGGCGCCGCGCAGACCTTGGCCATCTCGGCGCTGGGTATTCTGTTCGCAACGCTGGGTGGCGTGCTGTACGGCGTGCTGGCAACCCTGGGCAACCGTGCCCTGAACATCGCCTTGCAGGTGTACCTGGAGCTGTTCCGCGCCATCCCGGTGCTGGTCTGGCTGTACCTGGTGTTCTTCGGCCTGCCGATCTTCTTTGCCCTGAGCATTCCCAGCTTCTGGTGCGCCGTGCTGGTACTGGCCCTGTGGGGCGCCAGCGAGGTAGGCGAGGTGGTGCGCGGTGCACTGGCTTCGTTGCCGCGGGGCCAGCGCGAGGCCGGGTTGTCGATCGGCCTGGCCGGCTGGCAGCTATATGGCTACGTGCTGCTGCCGCAGGCGCTCAAGCGCATGACCCCACCGACTATCAACATCTACACGCGGATCATCAAGACCAGCTCGCTGGCGGTGCTGATCGGCGTGGTCGAGGTGATCAAGGCCGGCCAGCAGATCATCGAACGCACCTACGAATCTGTGCTGATCTATGGCGCCTTGTTCCTGTTCTTCTTCATCGTCTGTTATCCGCTGTCCGCCGCTTCACGCGTGCTGGAACGCCGTTGGGCACACTCATGA
- a CDS encoding sulfate/molybdate ABC transporter ATP-binding protein — protein MSIEVRNVSKRFNSFQALNNINLDINSGELVALLGPSGCGKTTLLRIIAGLETPDQGNIVFHGEDVSGHDVRDRNVGFVFQHYALFRHMSVFDNVAFGLRMKPKGERPSESKIAEKVHELLNMVQLDWLSDRYPEQLSGGQRQRIALARALAVEPKVLLLDEPFGALDAKVRKELRRWLARLHEDINLTSVFVTHDQEEAMEVADRIVVMNKGVIEQIGSPGEVYEKPANDFVYHFLGDSNRLAVSEGHHVLFRPHEVSLSRHETEGHHAAEVRDIRPLGATTRVTLKVEGQSELIEAEVVKDHDSLTGLARGETLFFRPKVWQKVADI, from the coding sequence ATGTCGATCGAAGTTCGTAATGTCAGCAAGCGCTTCAACAGCTTCCAGGCCCTGAACAACATCAACCTGGACATCAACAGCGGCGAGCTGGTGGCGCTGCTGGGCCCGTCCGGCTGTGGCAAGACCACCCTGCTGCGCATCATCGCCGGCCTGGAAACCCCGGACCAGGGCAACATCGTGTTCCATGGCGAGGATGTGTCCGGCCACGACGTGCGTGACCGCAACGTCGGGTTCGTGTTCCAGCACTACGCGCTCTTCCGCCACATGAGCGTGTTCGACAACGTCGCCTTCGGCCTGCGCATGAAGCCCAAGGGCGAGCGCCCGAGCGAGAGCAAGATTGCCGAGAAAGTGCACGAGCTGCTGAACATGGTGCAGCTGGACTGGTTGTCCGACCGCTACCCGGAGCAGCTGTCTGGCGGCCAGCGCCAGCGTATCGCCCTGGCCCGCGCCCTGGCCGTGGAGCCCAAGGTGCTGCTGCTGGACGAGCCGTTCGGTGCGCTGGACGCCAAGGTGCGCAAGGAGCTGCGCCGTTGGCTGGCGCGGCTGCACGAAGACATCAACCTGACGTCGGTGTTCGTCACCCACGACCAGGAAGAGGCCATGGAAGTTGCTGACCGCATCGTGGTCATGAACAAGGGCGTGATCGAGCAGATCGGCTCGCCGGGCGAGGTGTACGAAAAGCCCGCCAACGATTTCGTCTACCACTTCCTGGGCGATTCCAACCGCCTGGCGGTGAGCGAAGGGCACCATGTGCTGTTCCGCCCGCACGAGGTGTCGCTGTCGCGGCATGAGACAGAAGGGCACCATGCTGCCGAGGTGCGGGATATCCGGCCGCTGGGCGCTACCACGCGGGTGACCTTGAAGGTGGAAGGGCAGAGCGAGTTGATCGAGGCCGAGGTGGTCAAGGACCATGACAGCCTGACCGGGCTGGCGCGGGGCGAGACGTTGTTCTTCCGGCCGAAGGTTTGGCAGAAGGTGGCGGATATCTGA